A window of the Polaribacter sp. HaHaR_3_91 genome harbors these coding sequences:
- the rimP gene encoding ribosome assembly cofactor RimP yields the protein MDQTKVRNLVEEALAENESLYLIDLSISENNKIQVTVDGDNGVPLSECIRISKSVDGNFDREEEDFSLEVSTPDIAHPLKVKRQYIKNINRILKVKTSEEEFEGTLVEADEDKIVLNWKAREPKPIGKGKVTVTKTATLAYKDIIEAKVKIVF from the coding sequence ATGGACCAAACCAAAGTAAGAAATTTAGTAGAGGAAGCACTGGCCGAGAATGAGTCGTTATATTTGATAGATTTGTCTATCTCAGAAAACAACAAAATTCAGGTTACAGTAGATGGTGATAATGGTGTTCCTTTAAGTGAATGCATTAGAATTAGTAAAAGTGTAGATGGTAATTTTGACAGAGAAGAAGAAGATTTTTCTCTAGAGGTTTCTACACCAGACATAGCGCATCCACTAAAAGTGAAGAGACAATATATTAAAAACATCAATAGAATACTTAAAGTAAAAACTTCTGAAGAAGAATTTGAAGGAACTTTGGTAGAAGCGGATGAGGATAAAATTGTTTTAAATTGGAAAGCAAGAGAGCCAAAGCCAATAGGTAAAGGGAAGGTTACTGTAACAAAAACAGCAACTTTAGCTTATAAGGATATTATAGAAGCAAAAGTGAAGATTGTATTTTAA
- the ilvA gene encoding threonine ammonia-lyase IlvA produces the protein MQTNQIYYPSLESVREALENLKGVAFETPLSKNFNLSKELAANILFKREDLQVVRSYKIRGAYNKMSSLTLDEKQRGIVCASAGNHAQGVALSCKLLQIKGTIFMPSPTPNQKINQVKMFGEDFIEIVIEGDTFDDASDAAKLECDSRNKTFIHPFNDEKVIEGQATVGLEVLNQTKEKIDYVFVPIGGGGLSAGLSSVFKYLSPETKIIGVEPEGAPSMLTSIQNKENTTLDKIDAFVDGAAVKKVGDLNFAICQQNLAEVITVPEGKICQTILDLYNKDAIVVEPAGALSIAALDFFADKIKGKNVVCVVSGSNNDITRTAEIKERALLYANLKHYFIVKFPQRAGALKEFVVEILGPNDDITHFEYTKKNNRTNGSAVVGLELKSSQDLAPLIQRMKENNFFGDYLNDKPDLFQFLV, from the coding sequence ATGCAAACAAACCAAATTTATTATCCAAGTTTAGAAAGTGTAAGAGAGGCTTTAGAAAACTTAAAAGGTGTCGCTTTTGAGACGCCGCTTAGTAAAAACTTTAATTTATCAAAAGAACTAGCAGCAAACATTCTTTTTAAAAGGGAAGACTTACAGGTGGTTCGTTCTTATAAAATTAGAGGAGCATATAATAAGATGTCTTCTTTAACTTTAGATGAAAAACAGCGAGGAATTGTTTGTGCAAGCGCTGGTAATCATGCACAAGGAGTTGCTTTGTCTTGTAAACTACTGCAGATTAAGGGAACTATTTTTATGCCGTCTCCAACACCAAATCAGAAAATTAACCAAGTAAAAATGTTTGGTGAAGATTTTATAGAAATTGTAATTGAGGGAGATACTTTTGATGATGCTTCTGATGCTGCAAAACTAGAATGTGACTCAAGGAACAAAACTTTTATCCATCCTTTTAATGATGAAAAGGTAATAGAGGGGCAGGCTACGGTTGGTTTAGAGGTTTTAAATCAAACTAAAGAAAAAATAGATTATGTTTTTGTGCCTATTGGAGGTGGAGGTTTGTCTGCAGGATTGTCTTCTGTTTTTAAATATCTATCACCAGAAACAAAAATAATTGGTGTTGAGCCAGAGGGAGCTCCTTCTATGCTGACATCTATTCAAAATAAAGAAAATACAACGCTAGATAAAATTGATGCTTTTGTGGATGGAGCTGCTGTAAAGAAAGTAGGCGATTTAAACTTTGCTATTTGTCAGCAAAACCTAGCGGAAGTAATTACAGTTCCCGAAGGTAAAATATGCCAGACCATTTTAGATTTGTACAATAAAGATGCTATTGTAGTAGAGCCTGCAGGTGCTTTAAGTATTGCTGCTTTAGATTTTTTTGCTGATAAAATTAAAGGAAAGAATGTAGTCTGTGTAGTTAGTGGTAGTAATAATGATATTACAAGAACTGCAGAAATTAAAGAACGTGCATTGTTGTATGCAAATCTTAAGCATTACTTTATAGTAAAGTTTCCACAAAGAGCAGGGGCATTAAAAGAGTTTGTAGTAGAGATTTTAGGGCCTAATGATGATATAACTCATTTTGAATATACCAAAAAGAATAATAGAACAAATGGGTCTGCTGTAGTTGGTTTAGAGTTAAAATCTTCTCAAGATTTGGCTCCTTTAATTCAAAGAATGAAAGAAAACAATTTCTTTGGCGACTACCTAAATGACAAGCCAGATTTATTTCAATTTTTGGTGTAA
- the ilvC gene encoding ketol-acid reductoisomerase: protein MSNYFNTLTLREQLEQLGKCRFMDASEFEDGVEALKGKKIVIVGCGAQGLNQGLNMRESGLDISYTLRQAAIDQKRQSYINASSNNFEVGSYEEMLPSADVVINLTPDKQHTNVVTAVMPLMKKGATLSYSHGFNIVEEGMQVREDLTVIMVAPKSPGSEVREEYKRGFGVPTLIAVHPENDPQGKGWAEAKAYAVATGGHKAGVLQSSFVAEVKSDLMGEQTILCGLLQTGAILSFDKMVEEGIEPGYAAKLIQYGWETVTEALKHGGITNMMDRLSNPAKVEAFRLSEELKDIMRPLFQKHMDDIMTGHFSQTMMEDWANDDKNLLTWRAATGETAFEKQEITSDEISEQEYFDHGTLLVAFVRAGVELAFEAMTESGIIAASAYYESLHETPLIANTIARMKLAEMNRVISDTAEYGCYLFDHACKPLLTDFMKNVKTDIIGKSFSSENGVDNQELIRINAIIRNHPVEVVGAKLRASMTAMKVIKTA, encoded by the coding sequence ATGTCAAATTATTTTAACACATTAACATTAAGAGAGCAATTAGAACAATTAGGGAAATGTCGTTTTATGGACGCTTCAGAATTTGAAGACGGGGTAGAAGCATTGAAAGGGAAGAAAATTGTTATTGTAGGTTGTGGAGCACAAGGTTTAAACCAAGGTTTAAATATGAGAGAATCTGGTTTAGATATTTCTTATACTTTAAGACAGGCTGCTATCGATCAAAAGAGACAGTCTTATATAAATGCATCTTCAAATAATTTTGAAGTTGGTAGTTATGAAGAAATGTTACCAAGTGCAGATGTGGTTATTAATTTAACGCCAGATAAACAACATACAAATGTTGTAACAGCAGTAATGCCTTTAATGAAAAAAGGAGCTACATTATCTTATTCTCACGGATTTAATATCGTTGAAGAAGGTATGCAAGTTCGTGAAGATTTAACCGTAATTATGGTGGCGCCAAAATCTCCAGGATCAGAAGTTAGAGAAGAATATAAAAGAGGATTTGGAGTACCAACATTAATAGCAGTGCATCCAGAGAATGATCCACAAGGAAAAGGTTGGGCAGAAGCAAAAGCATATGCAGTTGCAACAGGAGGTCATAAAGCAGGAGTTTTACAATCTTCTTTTGTTGCTGAGGTAAAATCTGATTTAATGGGAGAGCAAACTATTTTATGTGGTTTGTTACAAACAGGAGCAATTTTATCTTTTGATAAAATGGTTGAAGAAGGAATTGAACCAGGTTATGCTGCTAAATTAATTCAGTATGGTTGGGAAACTGTAACTGAAGCTTTAAAACATGGTGGAATTACCAATATGATGGACAGGTTGTCTAATCCTGCAAAAGTGGAAGCTTTTAGATTGTCTGAAGAATTAAAAGACATTATGCGTCCGTTGTTTCAAAAACACATGGATGATATTATGACAGGTCACTTCTCTCAAACAATGATGGAAGACTGGGCTAATGATGATAAAAACTTATTAACTTGGAGAGCTGCAACAGGAGAAACTGCTTTTGAAAAACAAGAAATTACAAGTGATGAAATTTCTGAACAAGAATACTTCGATCACGGAACTTTATTAGTTGCTTTTGTAAGAGCTGGTGTAGAATTAGCTTTCGAAGCAATGACAGAATCTGGTATTATAGCTGCTTCTGCTTATTATGAATCTTTACACGAAACGCCATTAATTGCAAATACAATTGCAAGAATGAAATTGGCAGAAATGAACCGTGTAATTTCTGATACTGCAGAATATGGTTGTTATTTGTTTGACCATGCTTGTAAGCCTTTATTAACAGATTTTATGAAGAATGTAAAAACTGATATTATTGGTAAATCTTTTAGCTCAGAAAATGGAGTTGATAACCAAGAATTAATTAGAATTAATGCTATTATTAGAAACCATCCAGTAGAGGTAGTAGGAGCAAAATTAAGAGCTTCTATGACAGCTATGAAAGTTATAAAAACGGCTTAA
- a CDS encoding DUF2007 domain-containing protein, translating into MSLITIKKSHNISDLFILKSRLESEGIKCFLLNEFTTQLMPHMLSFEVELQVYGTDLDKVKEILTEVNQI; encoded by the coding sequence ATGAGCTTAATCACCATAAAAAAATCACATAATATATCTGATTTATTTATTTTAAAAAGCAGGTTAGAATCTGAAGGGATTAAATGTTTTTTACTAAATGAGTTTACAACTCAGTTAATGCCGCACATGTTATCATTTGAAGTAGAACTTCAAGTTTATGGTACAGATTTAGATAAAGTAAAAGAAATTTTAACTGAAGTAAATCAAATCTAA
- the ilvB gene encoding biosynthetic-type acetolactate synthase large subunit, with product METQTIQNKQNTAKVTERISGSEAIVRCLIAEDTKIIYGYPGGAIMPVYDELYKYQDKIHHVLTRHEQGATHSAQGFARISGKVGVCIATSGPGATNLITGIADAQIDSTPMVCITGQVFSHLLGSDAFQETDIVGISTPVTKWNCQVTKASQIPEMMAKAFYIAKSGRPGPVLIDITKDAQQEMFDFSYEKCTKVRSYNPVPKTDASTLEAAAKLINAAKKPLVVWGQGVILSEAEEAFKAVIEKAGIPSAWTILGASAIPTSHPLNVGMVGMHGNYAPNVLTNECDVLIAIGMRFDDRVTGSLNTYAKQAKVIHFEIDPAEVDKNVKTDVAVLGDAKASLELLLPMLNENKHPEWRQKFADLYAIEYEKVIKDDIHPTKEGLTMGEVLKEINIQSKGNAAIVSDVGQHQMIACRYAEFNQSKSNITSGGLGTMGFGLPAAIGAKMAAPERDVVSISGDGGYQMTIQELGTIFQQKVALKVVVLNNEFLGMVRQWQQLFFDKRYASTEMTNPNFVAIAEGYYIKAKKVTKREELAAAVEEMMASKEAYFLEVCVEKEGNVFPMIPTGASVSDIRLE from the coding sequence ATGGAAACTCAAACCATACAAAATAAACAAAACACAGCAAAAGTTACAGAAAGGATTTCTGGTAGCGAAGCAATCGTTAGGTGCTTAATTGCAGAAGATACAAAAATAATTTATGGGTATCCTGGTGGAGCAATTATGCCAGTGTATGATGAGTTATATAAATATCAAGATAAAATTCATCACGTTTTAACACGTCATGAGCAAGGTGCAACACATTCTGCACAAGGGTTTGCAAGAATCTCTGGTAAAGTAGGTGTATGTATTGCAACTTCTGGTCCGGGAGCAACCAATTTAATTACTGGTATTGCAGATGCACAAATAGACTCTACACCAATGGTGTGTATTACGGGGCAGGTGTTTTCTCATTTATTAGGAAGTGATGCGTTTCAGGAAACAGATATTGTAGGTATTTCTACACCAGTTACAAAATGGAACTGTCAAGTTACCAAAGCATCTCAAATTCCAGAAATGATGGCAAAAGCTTTTTACATTGCAAAGAGCGGAAGACCAGGGCCTGTTTTAATTGATATTACAAAAGATGCGCAACAGGAAATGTTCGATTTTTCATATGAAAAATGTACAAAAGTTAGAAGTTATAATCCAGTTCCAAAAACAGATGCTTCCACTTTAGAAGCAGCTGCTAAATTAATTAATGCTGCTAAAAAGCCATTAGTGGTTTGGGGACAGGGAGTTATTTTAAGTGAAGCAGAAGAAGCATTTAAAGCTGTAATTGAAAAAGCAGGAATACCTTCTGCTTGGACAATATTAGGAGCTTCTGCAATTCCAACTTCGCATCCATTAAATGTTGGTATGGTTGGTATGCATGGTAATTATGCACCAAACGTTTTAACAAATGAGTGTGATGTTTTAATTGCTATTGGTATGCGTTTCGATGATCGTGTTACGGGTAGTTTAAATACGTATGCAAAACAAGCCAAGGTAATTCACTTTGAAATTGATCCTGCTGAGGTAGATAAAAACGTAAAAACAGATGTAGCAGTTTTAGGTGATGCAAAAGCTAGCTTAGAATTATTGTTACCAATGTTAAACGAAAATAAGCATCCAGAATGGCGTCAAAAATTTGCAGATTTATACGCTATTGAATATGAAAAAGTAATTAAAGACGATATTCATCCAACGAAAGAAGGTTTAACTATGGGTGAGGTTTTAAAAGAAATCAACATTCAGAGTAAAGGAAACGCGGCAATTGTAAGTGATGTTGGTCAACATCAAATGATTGCTTGTAGATATGCTGAGTTCAATCAGTCAAAAAGTAATATTACTTCTGGTGGTTTAGGTACCATGGGCTTTGGTTTACCAGCGGCAATTGGTGCTAAAATGGCAGCTCCAGAAAGAGATGTAGTTTCAATTTCTGGTGATGGTGGTTACCAAATGACGATTCAAGAATTAGGAACTATCTTTCAGCAGAAAGTTGCTTTAAAAGTAGTGGTCTTAAATAATGAGTTCTTAGGAATGGTACGTCAATGGCAGCAATTGTTTTTTGATAAACGTTATGCCTCTACAGAGATGACAAACCCAAACTTTGTGGCTATTGCAGAAGGGTATTATATAAAAGCAAAGAAAGTTACTAAACGAGAAGAATTGGCTGCGGCAGTTGAGGAGATGATGGCAAGTAAAGAAGCTTATTTCTTAGAGGTTTGTGTAGAGAAAGAAGGAAATGTTTTTCCTATGATTCCTACCGGAGCAAGTGTTTCAGACATTAGACTAGAGTAA
- the nusA gene encoding transcription termination factor NusA — translation MENIALIDSFSEFKDNKSIDRVTLMSILEEVFRAALKRKFGSDDNFDIIINPDKGDLEIWRNRVVVADGFSEDDNEEIELAEARLIEPDFEIGEDVSEEVKLIDLGRRAILALRQNLISKIYEHDSTNIFKQFKDLEGELYTAEVHHIRHNAIILLDDEGNEIVLPKSEQIRSDFFRKGDSVKGIIKTVELRGNKPAIILSRTSPVFLNKLFEQEIPEVFDGLITVEGVARIPGEKAKVAVDSYDDRIDPVGACVGVKGSRIHGIVRELGNENIDVINYTKNEQLFISRALSPAKVTSMEIEMFEEERNGKKGRVSVLLKPEEVSKAIGRGGVNIRLASELTGYEIDVKREGLEEEDVELTEFGDEIEDWVIAEFKKIGLDTARSVLETSVAELVKRTDLEEETITDVQKILKEEFED, via the coding sequence ATGGAGAATATAGCATTAATTGATTCGTTTTCAGAATTTAAAGATAACAAGAGTATAGACAGAGTAACATTAATGTCTATTTTAGAAGAGGTTTTTAGAGCTGCCCTAAAACGTAAGTTTGGTTCGGATGATAATTTTGATATAATTATTAACCCAGATAAAGGAGATTTAGAAATTTGGAGAAATAGAGTTGTTGTTGCAGATGGTTTTTCTGAAGATGATAATGAAGAAATTGAATTAGCGGAAGCAAGATTAATTGAGCCGGATTTTGAAATTGGTGAAGATGTATCTGAAGAAGTTAAGTTGATAGATTTAGGTAGAAGAGCTATCTTAGCATTACGTCAGAACTTAATTTCTAAAATTTACGAACACGATAGTACAAATATCTTTAAACAATTTAAGGATTTAGAAGGCGAGTTGTATACTGCCGAAGTACATCACATTCGTCACAATGCAATTATTTTGCTTGATGATGAAGGAAACGAAATTGTATTACCGAAAAGCGAGCAAATCCGTTCAGACTTTTTTAGAAAAGGAGATTCTGTAAAAGGAATTATTAAAACGGTAGAATTAAGAGGAAACAAACCAGCGATTATTTTATCTAGAACATCGCCTGTTTTCTTAAATAAATTATTTGAGCAAGAAATTCCAGAAGTTTTTGATGGTTTAATTACTGTTGAAGGAGTTGCAAGAATACCAGGGGAAAAAGCAAAAGTAGCGGTAGATTCTTATGATGATAGAATAGATCCTGTTGGAGCTTGTGTTGGTGTTAAAGGTTCAAGAATTCATGGTATTGTACGTGAGTTAGGTAATGAGAATATAGATGTTATTAACTATACCAAAAACGAGCAGTTATTTATTTCAAGAGCATTAAGTCCTGCAAAAGTGACTTCAATGGAAATAGAAATGTTTGAAGAAGAACGAAATGGTAAAAAAGGACGTGTAAGCGTTTTATTAAAACCAGAAGAAGTTTCTAAAGCAATTGGTAGAGGTGGTGTAAATATTCGTTTGGCAAGTGAGTTAACCGGTTACGAAATAGACGTTAAGAGAGAAGGTCTAGAAGAAGAAGACGTAGAGTTAACAGAATTTGGAGACGAAATTGAAGATTGGGTTATTGCTGAATTCAAGAAGATTGGTTTAGATACTGCTAGAAGCGTATTAGAAACTAGTGTTGCAGAGTTGGTAAAAAGAACCGATTTAGAAGAAGAAACAATTACGGATGTTCAAAAAATCTTGAAAGAAGAATTTGAGGACTAA
- a CDS encoding NADP-dependent glyceraldehyde-3-phosphate dehydrogenase → MKKQFTEIPEAYKITSLLHQKTYLVSGELKEWKGETTEVYSTISSTKEYKPTLLGTVPNLTGEEGLEALNSAYRAYDKGQGLWPTMRVADRIECMEEFAEQMKTKRDEVVKLLMWEIGKALPDSEKEFDRTIEYIYDTIEDYKQMDRDSAKFEKSSGVHAHIRRGPLGVVLCLGPYNYPLNETFALLIPALIMGNTAVFKPAKHGVLLLSPLLEAFQNSFPEGVVNIIYGRGRVLATPIMKTGKVDVLALIGNSKSANAIQANHPFKNRLRLVLGLEAKNPGIVLPDADLDLAIDECLSGATSFNGQRCTALKILYVHEHIVDKFNKRFAKRVDALKFGNPWEDGVKLTPLPEPEKPAYIQELIDDATSKGAKVINKKGGKTSENYIFPAVLYPVSKDMRVFKEEQFGPVTPIVSFKNIQEPLDDMAESNYGQQVSVFGSEVKTLAPLIDTLVNLVCRVNLNSAAQRGPDVYPFTGRKDSAVSTLSVHDALRSFSIRTFVASKDTPYNNAILEELLDKKASNFINTDYLL, encoded by the coding sequence ATGAAGAAACAATTTACAGAGATTCCAGAAGCATATAAGATAACATCACTATTGCACCAAAAAACATATTTAGTTAGTGGTGAGTTAAAAGAGTGGAAAGGTGAAACTACAGAAGTATATTCTACAATTTCATCAACAAAAGAATACAAACCAACCTTATTGGGTACTGTTCCTAATTTAACAGGAGAAGAAGGTTTAGAAGCATTAAATTCTGCTTATAGAGCTTATGATAAAGGGCAGGGTTTATGGCCAACAATGCGTGTTGCAGACAGAATTGAATGTATGGAGGAGTTTGCAGAGCAAATGAAAACTAAACGAGATGAAGTTGTAAAACTGCTAATGTGGGAGATAGGAAAGGCATTACCGGATTCTGAAAAAGAATTTGATAGAACCATTGAGTATATCTACGATACTATTGAAGACTATAAGCAAATGGATAGAGATTCTGCTAAGTTTGAAAAAAGTAGTGGAGTACACGCGCATATTAGACGTGGTCCTTTAGGTGTAGTTTTATGTTTAGGCCCTTATAATTATCCTTTAAACGAAACGTTCGCTTTGTTGATTCCTGCATTAATTATGGGGAATACAGCTGTTTTTAAACCTGCAAAACATGGAGTTTTATTATTATCTCCGTTGTTAGAGGCTTTTCAAAATAGTTTTCCAGAAGGTGTGGTGAATATTATTTATGGTAGAGGTAGGGTTTTAGCTACGCCTATCATGAAAACAGGTAAAGTAGATGTGTTGGCTTTAATAGGTAACAGTAAATCTGCGAATGCAATTCAAGCAAATCACCCTTTTAAAAACAGATTGCGTTTAGTGTTAGGTTTAGAGGCTAAAAATCCTGGAATTGTATTGCCGGATGCAGATTTAGACTTGGCAATAGATGAATGCCTTTCTGGAGCAACTTCTTTTAATGGACAACGTTGTACTGCATTGAAAATTTTATATGTACATGAGCATATTGTAGATAAATTTAACAAACGATTTGCAAAGAGAGTTGATGCTTTAAAATTTGGAAACCCATGGGAAGATGGTGTAAAATTAACACCTTTACCAGAACCAGAGAAACCAGCATATATTCAAGAATTAATTGACGATGCGACTTCTAAAGGAGCAAAGGTAATTAATAAAAAAGGAGGTAAAACTTCTGAAAACTATATTTTTCCTGCTGTTTTATATCCAGTTTCTAAAGATATGAGAGTTTTTAAAGAAGAGCAATTTGGACCAGTAACTCCTATTGTTTCTTTTAAAAATATTCAAGAGCCTTTAGATGATATGGCAGAATCTAATTACGGACAACAAGTAAGTGTTTTTGGTAGTGAAGTAAAAACTTTGGCACCGTTAATTGATACTTTGGTTAATTTAGTGTGTAGAGTAAACTTAAATAGTGCTGCGCAAAGAGGTCCAGATGTATATCCGTTTACGGGAAGAAAAGACTCTGCAGTATCAACTTTAAGTGTACATGATGCTTTGCGTTCTTTTTCTATTAGAACTTTTGTAGCTTCTAAAGACACACCTTACAACAATGCTATTTTAGAAGAGTTGTTAGATAAAAAGGCATCTAATTTTATTAATACAGATTATCTTTTGTAA
- a CDS encoding universal stress protein encodes MKKILVPIDFSKTSEYACKMAEKMARKTKATVYLIHLIELPKGITDMGYGSKFSIPESMLYLRKVREKILEFKENFFSKDTHVKYFIKLNNPFEGIQKYADKIDTDLIIMGSKGHSELEEILIGSNTEKVVRNSKRPVIVVKKDSKKFKLKNLVFASNFKEENKEVFGKFVDFSKIFNSNIHLLKINTPANFQSTSEAKQKIKDFITDFNLPNHKINVYSDVSVEKGILNFSKDINADLIALSTHGRSGLAHLFTGSVTKNLSKNALKPMFTIKV; translated from the coding sequence ATGAAAAAAATTTTAGTCCCAATAGATTTTTCTAAAACTTCTGAATACGCATGTAAAATGGCCGAAAAAATGGCTAGAAAAACAAAGGCCACCGTTTATCTTATTCATTTAATAGAACTCCCTAAAGGTATTACAGACATGGGATATGGAAGTAAATTTAGTATTCCTGAAAGCATGTTGTATTTAAGAAAAGTTAGAGAAAAGATACTAGAATTTAAAGAAAACTTTTTTAGTAAAGACACCCATGTTAAGTATTTTATAAAACTGAACAATCCTTTTGAGGGCATACAAAAATATGCAGATAAAATTGATACAGATTTAATAATAATGGGTTCTAAAGGTCATTCTGAACTAGAAGAAATACTTATTGGCTCTAATACAGAAAAAGTAGTACGAAATTCTAAAAGACCAGTTATTGTTGTAAAAAAAGACAGTAAAAAGTTTAAATTAAAAAATTTAGTTTTCGCATCTAACTTCAAAGAAGAGAATAAGGAAGTGTTTGGTAAGTTTGTTGATTTTTCAAAAATTTTTAATAGCAATATCCATTTACTAAAAATAAATACTCCCGCGAACTTTCAATCAACTTCGGAAGCAAAACAAAAAATAAAAGACTTTATTACCGATTTTAATTTACCTAATCACAAAATAAATGTTTATAGTGATGTTTCTGTAGAAAAAGGCATCTTAAACTTTTCTAAAGATATTAATGCAGACTTAATTGCTTTAAGCACGCATGGTAGAAGTGGTTTGGCACATTTATTTACCGGTAGTGTTACTAAAAATTTATCTAAAAACGCTTTAAAACCTATGTTTACAATTAAAGTATAG
- the ilvN gene encoding acetolactate synthase small subunit, whose amino-acid sequence MSTEKQFYTVSIYTENNIGLLNRISAIFQRRHINIESLNTSPSEIPGVSKFTIVVSMTEENIKKIIGQIEKQVEVIKAYYHNDDETIYQISGLFKIKSELLFEEPQIQNIIKKSHARIVTVNTEFFVLEKSGKKEEIVALYDQLSVFGIMQYTRSGRVAITKEEMKISALLETYNN is encoded by the coding sequence ATGAGTACAGAAAAACAATTTTACACAGTATCTATTTATACTGAAAATAATATTGGATTGTTGAACAGAATTTCAGCAATTTTCCAAAGAAGACATATAAATATAGAGAGTTTAAATACATCTCCATCAGAAATACCTGGTGTTTCTAAATTTACCATTGTTGTAAGTATGACAGAGGAAAATATTAAGAAAATTATTGGTCAGATAGAGAAACAAGTAGAGGTTATTAAGGCGTATTATCATAATGATGATGAAACAATTTATCAGATTTCTGGGTTGTTTAAAATTAAATCTGAATTATTATTTGAAGAACCTCAAATTCAGAATATCATTAAAAAGAGCCACGCAAGAATTGTTACTGTAAATACTGAGTTTTTTGTGTTGGAAAAATCAGGAAAAAAAGAAGAGATAGTAGCATTATATGATCAATTAAGCGTTTTTGGTATTATGCAATATACACGTTCAGGACGTGTTGCTATTACTAAAGAAGAAATGAAAATATCAGCATTACTAGAAACATACAACAACTAA